The following is a genomic window from Acidobacteriota bacterium.
CGAGGCGGCGCTGCGGGAGATCGACAGGCTGAGACAGGACCTGCAGACGGCCGAGACGCAACTCGGCGAGCATCGCGAACGCGAGACGAACCTCCGCAACACGCTGCTCACCGCCCAGCGGGTGGCCGACCAGATTCGCGAGAACGCGGGCAAGGAAGCCGAAGTGCTCCTCCGCGACGCCGACACACGTTCCGCGGCCATGCTCAAGGACGCCGAACTGCGGTCGACGACGCTGGCGAGCGAGGCGGAAGCCAGAGCCCACACGCTCTCGAGCACGGCCGAAGTCCGCAGCCTCGCCCTCACGTCCGACGCCGCGACGCGCGCCGCGGCGACGTTGCGCGAGGCAGAGGCCCACGCCCAGGCGGTCACGCGCGAAGCCGACGGCCGCGCCGACGCCACCACGCGCGATGCGCTGCTCCGGTCGCAGGCCACGCTGGCCGACGCCGAGACGCGCGCACAGGCGCTCATCACCGACGCGCAACTCCGCGCCGACGCCACCTACGCCGATGCGCAACTGCGCGCTGACGCGATGCTGAAGGACGCGCAGGCCCGCGTGGACCTCCTGCTGCAGAAGGCCAACGCGCGCCTCGACGAGCTGGAACACGCCGTGAGCGAGATGCGCCTGCGCAAGCGCGACGTGGAAGGCACGCTGGAGCAGTCGATCGCGTCGCTGACCTACGCGCTGGAGTTCGTGCGCACGCAGGAGTCGCGCGACGACAAGGTGCGGATGCTGCGTCCGCGCGTCAACGAGCAGAGCGTCGACGTGCCACGCGCTCAGGGCGGCGAGACCGCCATGCTGGGCTGATCGCCGGCGATGATCCGCAACCTGCTCCGGCTCGTTGTCCTGGCCGTGATCGTCCACGCGGCGGTCAAGGTGGTGCCGGTGTTCTGGCACTACGTCCAGTTCAAGGACGCCGTGACCGAAGTGGCCAGCTACCCCGGACGACGGACGTCCGAGGAACTGCGCGATCGCGTGGTGCAGCTGGCCACCGAACACCAGGTGCCGATCGGCGCGAAGGACATCGCGGTGAAACTCGAAGCGAACCGTGCCTTCGTCACCACGGCATGGACGGCCCAGCTCGAGTACCTGCCAGCCCGCTTCTATCCCTACGACTTCATCGTCGACGTCGAAGGAAGGCCCGAGCGGTTCAACGGATTCTAGTGAATCTGCTTGCCCATCCGCGACCAGCGGGTCTTGGTGACAAACCCCGTCACGCTCGAGAAGAGCTGTTCGAGACCCGGACGCTCGTAGTCGGCGGCCTCGCTCTCGAACGACCAGTAGACCACCAGCGCGCGGCCCTTCACGTATGACTGCGGCAGGAAACCCCAGTACCGGCTGTCCTGCGAGTTGTCGCGGTTGTCGCCCATCGCGAACAGGTGCCCGGCGGGCACCGTGACAGGGCCGTAGTTCTCCAGCTTGTCGAACGCCGTCGTCTCGCCGTCGGCGCGCGGCGCGAGGCGGAAGTGCGCGTACGGCTCCTCGATGGGCGTGCCGTTGATGAAGATCTTCTTGTGCCGCATCTCGAGCGTCTCGCCGGGCAGGCCGATCACGCGCTTGATGAAGTCGCGCTCCGGATCCTCCGGAGACTTGAAGACCACGACGTCGCCGCGCCGGTACTCGCGGATCGGCAGCAGCGCCTTCTCGAACCCCGCCGGCGCGAACAGG
Proteins encoded in this region:
- a CDS encoding DivIVA domain-containing protein translates to MKVTPLDLRQTHLSTSLRGFDRDEVRALLTDAADDYEAALREIDRLRQDLQTAETQLGEHRERETNLRNTLLTAQRVADQIRENAGKEAEVLLRDADTRSAAMLKDAELRSTTLASEAEARAHTLSSTAEVRSLALTSDAATRAAATLREAEAHAQAVTREADGRADATTRDALLRSQATLADAETRAQALITDAQLRADATYADAQLRADAMLKDAQARVDLLLQKANARLDELEHAVSEMRLRKRDVEGTLEQSIASLTYALEFVRTQESRDDKVRMLRPRVNEQSVDVPRAQGGETAMLG
- the lepB gene encoding signal peptidase I, producing the protein MNAAGTPKSTAREYFESIVIAVILALFVRTWCFQAFKIPSGSMENNLLIGDHLVVNKFLFAPAGFEKALLPIREYRRGDVVVFKSPEDPERDFIKRVIGLPGETLEMRHKKIFINGTPIEEPYAHFRLAPRADGETTAFDKLENYGPVTVPAGHLFAMGDNRDNSQDSRYWGFLPQSYVKGRALVVYWSFESEAADYERPGLEQLFSSVTGFVTKTRWSRMGKQIH